The following coding sequences lie in one Panicum virgatum strain AP13 chromosome 6N, P.virgatum_v5, whole genome shotgun sequence genomic window:
- the LOC120679939 gene encoding uncharacterized protein LOC120679939 translates to MIKEFSELDCVRGHTFGKHPILPFKSTCYARRPGVRTPSHVCDASVMNFKNELLQRVPGTFSPQSLEDITDLYKKHVAAAPNEVSPVGFSCANTRRQWASY, encoded by the exons ATGATTAAAGAATTTTCTGAGTTGGACTGTGTTCGCGGCCATACTTTTGGCAAACATCCT ATTTTGCCTTTCAAATCTACTTGTTATGCTCGCCGCCCTGGAGTTAGAACTCCTTCTCATGTTTGTGATGCCAGCGTTATGAACTTCAAGAATGAGCTACTGCAAAGAGTTCCAGGAACTTTCTCTCCACAG TCATTGGAAGATATCACCGATTTGTATAAGAAGcatgttgctgctgctccaaATGAGGTGTCACCTGT GGGATTCTCCTGTGCAAACACCAGAAGACAATGGGCATCATACTGA
- the LOC120677444 gene encoding uncharacterized protein LOC120677444, translating into MPPLRRKRHVEVDEEYEEFEDDADNMFDDKDAEEFAEDEPESQRDEEMLNDDAVFGLFKKHFCNSLRQMMRSGNGSQAGPSNIARNRRRNSGCGVSDAHVRKVVTRLNVTYFFEILEALDGPKRKVIETYGFGSLLHFD; encoded by the exons ATGCCTCCTCTACGTCGGAAGCGTCACGTTGAGGTTGATGAAGAGTACGAGGAATTTGAAGATGATGCCGATAATATGTTTGATGATAAAGATGCTGAAGAATTTGCTGAAGATGAACCAGAAAGTCAAAGGGATGAGGAAATGCTTAATGATGATGCTGTTTTTGGACTGTTTAAAAAGCAT TTCTGCAATTCACTGAGGCAAATGATGAGATCTGGTAATGGTTCTCAAGCTGGACCCTCCAATATTGCAAGAAACAGAAGACGTAATAGTGGCTGTGGTGTTAGTGATGCTCATGTTCGAAAGGTAGTCACAAGATTAAATGTGACCTACTTTTTTGAAATTCTTGAAGCTTTGGATGGGCCGAAACGTAAAGTTATTGAGACTTACGGATTTGGGTCATTGCTGCACTTTGACTAG